A part of Citrifermentans bremense genomic DNA contains:
- a CDS encoding DEAD/DEAH box helicase: MLPSLVVEEVRRGVAETLRAQFEPSTELFKDAVRRLIETPPWVQGPYVQLGLPFVEGSSGKNYFADFQTEFPAHRHQELAWQLCGKLGRSTLVATGTGSGKTECFLYPVLDHVAKARKAGVKGIKAIIIYPMNALADDQAGRIAELVHKTPAFAGIRAGLFVGSGKGKWKPGKNGQQPEQDFEVMGPDHVITDKDVQRHNPPDILLTNYKMLDFLMIRPGDQGVWKYNSPDTLRYLVVDELHTFDGAQGTDLAMLIRRLRRRLGCEDGGLVCVGTSATLGDAGDTLPLREYAGQVFAAQFDADAVVTESRKGFDDFIGDAVIEHLLADDQTVLDAIARQNFTSPQEAVRTYLPAFFPHSETLATLVDGTDTVAGRIRLGEELKKHLLFQTLLRTAAQSAVTVEAITDRMQRTLSAKLREHAPDILSALLTLVAWARAPHSGQKIEEGTKVGNLNSLVSLRLQIWLQELRRIVSTVSADASDIELASEASVLSQQERLRLPIVQCRQCRTTGWLTLKAPQESRVQSSLEKIYAGFFSRNPDTFLARLYPRLGNGHRLMAQVQEKYLCCKCGHLASQPVQQCSHCQSENLLPVHLLNQTRTKNISHAGEGKTERHEIVVHDDVCPVCGEQGEQLIIGAQTTSIAAHAVERLWSAPLNQHKKLILFSDSVQDAAHRAGYIESKTESHLMRAGIARGLAIQPATQPWSLALDTLGRCYLDEASPLYQAPEGFVAQFIAPTMEWLRDWKELTASGRLPEGSDLPQLISQRMQWRAIEELTHRSDIGRTLSKMGVAVLFPDVGGVGQLCEGLTSQLQSLNGGLERINEGKVFHWALGTVLILIRAGAVFHMGLERVAETGDFSAFEFAPQRKKWILHRGKGRPPRFVAREVGRHRFLDLQERDGNQLLSWARLALGLEIYSPGILTLACEELLGVLEKAGIGHYVRMEGRFGTDSVFGLNPECLMLCQDLQRLVTPSGSQSLWVPKEFVEAVVGLPAWNSPAECLQVDAAGGASWWRERLLGGEVHRVIAHEHTGLLERDERVELQNRFMAKPEESEPWFENLLSATPTLEMGINIGALSSVMLGGVPPNQASFIQRIGRAGRLDGNAAVFTIADASPDGHDQYFFSNPLEMLQGAVEAPAIYLGAAEVLRRQIYAFFFDHWVAEESPTMPDKLSEALDQVAVGESEPRQFPFNYLDFVNRKEPELFDAFCRMLGENLTEVTREKLESFVAGNEQQKNLRTRFLAFFEEMLAERESWKARRKRLNAELGRLRKQPQDEQVQKEIEILEKERAALGQRIQQLNSEHLLEAMTNAGLLPNYAFPEEGVSLTTIIHGTRSAGGEEYSMPLHRYSRPAHAALAEFAPRNTFFAHKSKVEVDQIDMSVEPSVAYRFCARCNHLAPLSDPMAHAAACPKCNDALWEEQSQSRPMLRLRRAVANIDRADKTRITEQDEARSPRFYMRRLLMNFDPEDVRTAWALESDVALYGFEYLSKAQFHDLNLGQPAASNGQGIYIAGDDSPKTGFSLCSGCGKVQPAARPNDNGERTQVHTPDCRYRNATDTEHLLDELFLFREFESECLRILVPKGFGSGDQTTYSFMSALQLGLRKRFGGKVDHLRFEVMHEAGNEDAAGKTYILIYDSVPGGTGYLQQMLSGEADTLIEVLTAAYKIIRDCSCQTRPDLDGCYQCVFHYRQGRHRRNISRMTALEMLQELVEGNFTRKKVAGLSEIYINPDFGSELERRFLPALKALGGQLNPNNERFPAVQISQDIKAGKTAYLLMVGKNRYWVDTQVPVEDLVTGQELCRPDFVISATKTASPMRPIAVFVDGWEWHGKIMSDDARKRSSLMLQGKYRVWSATYEDIEAALKHKGGTDLDSPLSFLMTSSGQAIPQDRLPNIPAGTLPFNAIAWLLWLLGQTDPEDYDPLASIGPVGQHLLCRSVRRSAEVSTDIEARCTKVMTVLPAWLVDPSHQVHLQSPGREGAMGKAPLQWVGKAEPKYLTGASNSSFPLAGGLVIDDSIVDTNAKAARSAWRQWLRVSNLLQGTPGVAMLTDSMLAAGHALSVPAPTSEEATSVDATWSRLLDGGEFVERLKNGFAQLAGLDVPPPIIGVEIEEGDDYRIAEAVWESAKVVLLTVAQADCTESWQTAGYAVIEENETWWKIVAETIKERVS; the protein is encoded by the coding sequence ATGCTGCCGTCACTGGTCGTCGAAGAAGTCCGTCGTGGTGTTGCCGAGACTCTGCGTGCTCAGTTTGAGCCCTCCACCGAGCTGTTCAAGGATGCCGTCCGTCGCCTGATCGAAACACCACCGTGGGTCCAAGGGCCTTACGTGCAGCTCGGCTTGCCCTTTGTTGAAGGATCGAGTGGCAAAAATTACTTCGCTGATTTCCAGACCGAATTCCCCGCCCACCGCCACCAGGAGCTGGCGTGGCAACTGTGCGGTAAGCTGGGGCGTTCTACCCTGGTCGCCACCGGAACCGGTTCAGGTAAGACAGAATGTTTTCTTTATCCAGTGCTCGACCATGTCGCCAAGGCACGTAAGGCGGGCGTCAAAGGAATCAAGGCGATCATCATCTATCCGATGAACGCACTGGCCGATGACCAGGCTGGACGCATTGCCGAGTTAGTGCATAAGACCCCGGCTTTTGCTGGAATCCGTGCCGGCCTGTTCGTTGGATCCGGTAAGGGCAAATGGAAACCGGGCAAAAATGGGCAGCAGCCGGAGCAGGACTTTGAAGTCATGGGGCCGGACCACGTCATCACCGACAAAGATGTCCAGCGCCATAACCCGCCCGATATCCTTCTCACCAACTACAAGATGCTGGATTTCCTGATGATCCGTCCCGGCGACCAGGGAGTATGGAAGTACAACAGCCCAGACACCCTGCGTTACCTGGTGGTGGACGAGTTGCACACCTTCGATGGGGCGCAGGGCACCGATCTGGCCATGCTGATCCGCCGCCTTCGCCGCCGACTCGGCTGTGAGGATGGTGGACTGGTTTGTGTCGGGACCTCTGCGACTCTAGGGGATGCAGGCGACACCCTGCCGTTGCGCGAATATGCTGGGCAGGTGTTTGCCGCCCAATTCGATGCTGACGCCGTGGTGACTGAAAGTCGTAAGGGTTTCGATGACTTCATCGGCGACGCGGTAATCGAACACCTGCTGGCCGATGATCAGACGGTGTTGGATGCGATCGCCCGGCAGAATTTTACCTCCCCTCAAGAAGCGGTCAGGACTTATCTGCCAGCCTTTTTCCCACATTCAGAAACATTGGCGACGTTGGTAGACGGCACAGACACGGTAGCAGGGCGCATCCGTCTGGGTGAAGAACTGAAAAAGCACCTGCTGTTCCAGACCCTGTTGCGCACTGCCGCCCAATCGGCAGTTACGGTTGAGGCGATCACCGACCGTATGCAACGGACACTCAGCGCCAAGCTGCGTGAACATGCTCCGGACATACTTTCCGCGCTCCTGACCCTAGTAGCCTGGGCTCGTGCACCGCATAGCGGCCAGAAGATTGAAGAAGGTACCAAGGTAGGTAACCTGAACTCCTTAGTGAGTTTGCGGCTGCAGATCTGGTTGCAGGAGCTGCGTCGTATTGTCTCGACAGTCAGTGCTGATGCTTCGGATATCGAGCTGGCTTCGGAAGCTTCGGTTTTAAGCCAGCAGGAACGCCTGCGCCTGCCGATCGTTCAGTGCCGTCAGTGCCGTACAACCGGGTGGCTGACCCTGAAAGCGCCGCAGGAGAGCCGGGTTCAGTCATCGCTGGAAAAGATTTATGCCGGTTTCTTCAGCCGTAATCCCGATACCTTCCTGGCCCGGCTGTATCCACGACTGGGGAATGGCCATCGCCTGATGGCCCAGGTGCAGGAAAAATACCTGTGCTGCAAATGCGGTCATCTGGCAAGCCAACCGGTCCAACAATGCTCTCATTGCCAGAGTGAAAACCTGCTGCCGGTGCACTTGCTCAACCAGACTCGAACAAAAAACATTTCCCACGCAGGCGAAGGCAAGACGGAAAGACATGAAATTGTCGTGCACGATGATGTTTGCCCAGTCTGCGGTGAGCAGGGTGAGCAGCTGATTATCGGTGCCCAAACAACCAGTATTGCCGCACATGCCGTAGAGCGCTTGTGGTCGGCACCTTTGAACCAGCACAAGAAGCTGATTCTGTTTTCCGATTCGGTGCAGGATGCCGCGCACCGGGCTGGTTATATCGAGTCGAAGACCGAAAGTCACTTGATGCGAGCCGGAATTGCCCGTGGACTGGCGATCCAGCCAGCCACGCAGCCCTGGAGCCTGGCTCTGGATACACTTGGTCGTTGCTACCTGGATGAGGCCAGCCCGCTATACCAGGCGCCTGAAGGTTTCGTGGCGCAGTTCATCGCTCCGACCATGGAGTGGTTGCGTGACTGGAAAGAACTGACAGCCAGCGGTCGCTTGCCCGAAGGTTCAGACTTACCGCAGCTGATTTCACAGCGTATGCAGTGGCGGGCCATCGAAGAACTGACCCATCGCTCCGATATCGGCAGAACCTTGAGCAAGATGGGGGTGGCGGTTCTGTTCCCTGATGTCGGGGGAGTAGGTCAATTATGCGAGGGACTGACTTCCCAGCTCCAATCACTGAACGGTGGTCTGGAAAGGATCAATGAAGGAAAGGTGTTTCACTGGGCCCTGGGCACGGTGTTGATCTTGATCCGGGCGGGTGCCGTATTCCACATGGGGCTAGAACGGGTGGCGGAGACCGGTGATTTCAGTGCCTTCGAATTTGCCCCGCAACGGAAAAAATGGATTCTGCATCGTGGTAAAGGACGCCCCCCACGTTTCGTGGCCCGAGAGGTTGGGAGACATCGCTTCCTAGATCTGCAGGAGCGCGATGGCAATCAGCTATTAAGCTGGGCGCGACTGGCGCTTGGTTTGGAGATCTATTCACCGGGGATACTGACGCTGGCCTGCGAAGAACTGCTGGGTGTTCTGGAAAAAGCTGGGATAGGGCACTATGTCCGCATGGAGGGTAGGTTCGGTACTGATAGCGTCTTTGGGCTCAACCCGGAGTGCTTGATGTTGTGCCAGGATCTGCAGCGACTGGTGACGCCATCGGGATCTCAATCGCTCTGGGTACCAAAGGAGTTTGTTGAGGCCGTGGTCGGATTGCCCGCCTGGAATAGTCCCGCTGAGTGTTTGCAGGTTGATGCCGCTGGCGGGGCAAGCTGGTGGCGGGAGCGGCTGTTGGGTGGGGAGGTGCACCGCGTCATCGCCCATGAGCACACCGGGCTGCTTGAACGTGATGAGCGGGTAGAGCTGCAGAATCGTTTCATGGCCAAACCCGAAGAGTCTGAGCCTTGGTTCGAGAACCTGCTCTCCGCCACGCCGACCCTTGAGATGGGGATCAATATTGGTGCGCTGTCCAGTGTTATGCTCGGCGGTGTGCCACCCAACCAAGCAAGCTTTATCCAGCGTATTGGTCGGGCCGGTCGTCTTGATGGCAACGCGGCCGTGTTTACCATCGCCGATGCCTCGCCCGATGGTCATGACCAGTATTTTTTCAGCAACCCCCTTGAGATGCTGCAGGGAGCGGTGGAAGCCCCGGCTATTTATCTTGGCGCGGCGGAGGTGTTGCGGCGGCAGATTTATGCCTTTTTCTTCGATCATTGGGTTGCGGAAGAGTCGCCCACTATGCCGGATAAGCTGAGTGAAGCGCTGGACCAGGTCGCGGTGGGGGAAAGCGAACCCCGGCAATTCCCATTCAACTATCTGGATTTTGTTAATCGCAAGGAGCCAGAATTATTCGACGCCTTCTGTCGCATGTTGGGCGAAAACCTCACGGAGGTTACGCGGGAGAAGCTGGAGAGCTTCGTCGCGGGCAACGAACAGCAGAAAAACCTGCGCACCCGCTTTTTGGCTTTTTTCGAGGAGATGCTGGCTGAACGCGAGTCCTGGAAAGCGCGTCGGAAGAGACTGAATGCCGAGCTAGGCCGGTTGCGCAAACAACCGCAGGATGAGCAGGTCCAGAAAGAGATCGAGATTCTCGAAAAGGAGCGGGCCGCGCTTGGACAGCGGATCCAGCAGTTGAATAGCGAACATCTGCTTGAGGCGATGACCAATGCCGGGCTGCTACCCAATTACGCGTTTCCGGAAGAAGGGGTATCGCTGACGACCATTATCCACGGCACCCGGTCTGCGGGTGGCGAGGAATACTCGATGCCACTGCATCGTTACAGTCGGCCTGCCCATGCCGCTTTGGCTGAGTTTGCCCCTCGAAACACCTTCTTTGCCCACAAAAGCAAAGTGGAGGTTGATCAGATCGATATGAGCGTGGAGCCATCGGTCGCCTACCGTTTTTGCGCCCGCTGCAACCATCTGGCACCGCTCAGTGACCCGATGGCCCATGCGGCGGCATGTCCCAAGTGTAACGACGCCCTATGGGAGGAGCAGAGTCAGTCACGTCCCATGCTGCGTTTGCGGCGGGCGGTTGCCAACATAGACCGTGCGGATAAAACGCGCATTACTGAGCAGGACGAGGCGCGCAGTCCACGCTTCTACATGCGGCGGCTGTTGATGAATTTCGACCCAGAGGATGTCCGCACTGCCTGGGCCCTCGAATCCGACGTAGCTCTTTACGGTTTTGAATATCTTTCCAAGGCACAGTTTCATGATTTAAATCTAGGCCAACCTGCTGCAAGCAATGGGCAAGGAATCTATATTGCGGGGGACGACAGCCCCAAGACTGGTTTTTCCTTATGCTCCGGTTGCGGGAAGGTTCAGCCGGCTGCCCGGCCGAATGACAATGGTGAACGTACCCAGGTGCATACCCCAGATTGTCGTTACCGTAATGCGACGGATACGGAGCACCTGCTTGATGAGCTATTTCTGTTCCGTGAGTTCGAGTCGGAGTGTCTGCGTATCCTAGTCCCGAAAGGGTTCGGCTCGGGAGATCAGACGACCTATTCCTTCATGTCTGCCCTGCAGCTTGGGTTGCGAAAGCGATTTGGAGGAAAGGTCGACCATCTGCGTTTTGAGGTCATGCACGAGGCCGGCAATGAAGATGCAGCAGGCAAGACCTACATCCTGATTTACGATTCCGTGCCTGGGGGGACCGGTTACCTGCAGCAGATGCTATCGGGAGAGGCGGATACCTTGATTGAGGTGCTAACTGCCGCCTACAAAATCATTCGTGACTGCAGCTGCCAGACCCGGCCGGACCTGGATGGCTGCTATCAGTGCGTTTTCCATTACCGGCAAGGTCGTCATCGTCGCAACATTTCGCGTATGACCGCATTGGAGATGCTCCAGGAGCTGGTCGAAGGAAACTTCACCCGTAAAAAGGTCGCCGGTTTGTCGGAAATTTATATCAACCCGGATTTCGGTTCAGAGCTGGAGCGGCGCTTTCTGCCGGCTTTAAAAGCGCTGGGAGGCCAGCTTAACCCCAATAATGAACGCTTCCCGGCGGTGCAGATCAGTCAGGACATCAAGGCCGGAAAAACAGCCTATCTGCTGATGGTTGGGAAAAATCGATACTGGGTCGATACCCAAGTGCCGGTGGAAGATCTGGTCACCGGTCAAGAGCTATGCCGACCCGATTTCGTGATATCAGCAACGAAAACGGCCAGCCCTATGCGGCCGATTGCCGTTTTCGTGGATGGCTGGGAGTGGCACGGTAAAATCATGTCCGATGATGCCCGTAAGCGCTCGTCCCTGATGCTTCAGGGGAAATACCGGGTTTGGTCAGCGACCTACGAAGACATCGAGGCGGCGCTCAAGCATAAAGGGGGAACCGATCTTGACAGTCCGCTGAGTTTTTTGATGACCAGCTCAGGTCAGGCGATTCCACAGGACAGGCTCCCAAATATCCCTGCCGGAACCTTGCCTTTCAACGCCATAGCTTGGCTGCTATGGCTCCTGGGGCAAACGGATCCTGAGGATTACGATCCTCTGGCAAGCATTGGGCCTGTCGGTCAGCACCTGCTGTGTCGCTCCGTGCGGCGGTCTGCTGAAGTATCAACAGATATCGAAGCACGTTGTACGAAGGTTATGACAGTGCTGCCAGCCTGGTTAGTTGACCCTTCACACCAGGTCCACTTGCAGAGTCCCGGTCGCGAGGGGGCCATGGGGAAGGCACCATTACAATGGGTCGGTAAAGCAGAGCCTAAGTACCTGACAGGAGCAAGCAATAGTTCTTTTCCTCTAGCTGGCGGACTGGTGATCGATGACTCTATAGTAGATACGAATGCCAAGGCTGCCCGTTCTGCATGGCGACAGTGGTTGCGAGTCTCCAATCTGCTGCAGGGAACGCCAGGGGTTGCCATGTTGACAGACAGTATGTTGGCCGCTGGTCACGCATTGTCAGTGCCTGCCCCAACGAGTGAAGAGGCTACCTCGGTCGATGCGACCTGGAGCCGTCTGCTTGATGGTGGTGAATTCGTTGAGCGGTTGAAAAACGGATTTGCCCAGCTTGCCGGACTTGATGTACCACCTCCCATAATTGGAGTAGAGATCGAGGAGGGCGATGATTACCGGATTGCTGAAGCCGTATGGGAATCTGCCAAGGTGGTCTTGCTTACGGTTGCTCAAGCAGATTGCACCGAAAGTTGGCAGACTGCCGGTTATGCAGTGATTGAGGAAAACGAAACCTGGTGGAAGATTGTAGCAGAAACGATCAAGGAGCGCGTATCGTGA